The proteins below are encoded in one region of Rana temporaria chromosome 2, aRanTem1.1, whole genome shotgun sequence:
- the LOC120927962 gene encoding beta-1,3-galactosyltransferase 5-like isoform X1, translating into MAFIHLGSGFCPSSSVRLAFLRFASLMPRKKVVFVALLFFPCLGMFGFFITNYQTDLCFFCFHKSENRFSFKTDYKRNHFMTVPESNCKQNPPFLVLLVTTTYDQIEARMAIRKTWGKEQLIQGKRLVTFFLLGTSPSKLDSLSEELNTYKDIIQKDFVDTYYNLTIKTFMGLDWIVNHCPQTHYVMKTDTDMFVNTYYLVKLLLRKNQTSNLFTGILKSDDAPIRYVFSKWYISKKEYNGEKYPPFCSGTGYVLSVDVAQRIFNISFSLPFFKLEDVYIGMCLEKLKISLQELHTKPIFFASKPSFSVCAYRNLVTSHEIKPQEIVLYWEALHNAQDEQC; encoded by the coding sequence atgccTCGGAAGAAGGTGGTTTTTGTGGCACTCCTGTTTTTTCCTTGTTTGGGTATGTTTGGGTTCTTCATCACAAACTATCAGACTGACTTGTGCtttttttgtttccacaaatCAGAAAACCGTTTTTCCTTTAAAACTGACTATAAAAGGAACCACTTCATGACGGTGCCTGAATCAAACTGCAAACAAAACCCTCCATTTCTGGTGCTCCTGGTGACTACAACATACGACCAGATAGAGGCGCGAATGGCAATCCGCAAAACGTGGGGGAAAGAGCAACTCATCCAGGGAAAGCGATTGGTGACCTTCTTTCTTCTTGGCACAAGCCCCAGTAAACTCGACAGTTTATCCGAAGAGTTGAACACTTACAAAGACATCATTCAAAAAGATTTTGTAGACACGTATTACAACTTGACCATAAAAACGTTTATGGGTTTAGACTGGATTGTGAATCATTGCCCTCAGACCCACTATGTCATGAAAACAGATACAGACATGTTTGTCAATACGTATTACCTTGTTAAACTTCTCCTGCGTAAAAATCAGACTTCAAATCTCTTTACGGGGATACTAAAGTCAGACGATGCCCCTATACGTTATGTCTTTAGCAAGTGGTACATAAGTAAAAAGGAGTATAATGGTGAGAAATACCCCCCCTTTTGTTCGGGTACAGGCTACGTGCTATCCGTAGATGTTGCCCAAAGGATTTTTAACATCTCATTCTCTTTACCATTTTTTAAACTTGAGGATGTGTACATAGGAATGTGTCTGGAGAAGTTGAAGATCTCATTACAGGAGTTACACACTAAGCCTATATTTTTTGCTTCTAAGCCATCATTCTCTGTGTGCGCTTATCGGAACCTTGTGACATCTCATGAAATCAAGCCACAGGAAATAGTCCTTTACTGGGAGGCCTTACACAATGCACAAGATGAACAATGTTGA
- the LOC120927962 gene encoding beta-1,3-galactosyltransferase 5-like isoform X2 yields the protein MAFIHLGSGFCPSISGRLAFLRFASLMPRKKVVFVALLFFPCLGMFGFFITNYQTDLCFFCFHKSENRFSFKTDYKRNHFMTVPESNCKQNPPFLVLLVTTTYDQIEARMAIRKTWGKEQLIQGKRLVTFFLLGTSPSKLDSLSEELNTYKDIIQKDFVDTYYNLTIKTFMGLDWIVNHCPQTHYVMKTDTDMFVNTYYLVKLLLRKNQTSNLFTGILKSDDAPIRYVFSKWYISKKEYNGEKYPPFCSGTGYVLSVDVAQRIFNISFSLPFFKLEDVYIGMCLEKLKISLQELHTKPIFFASKPSFSVCAYRNLVTSHEIKPQEIVLYWEALHNAQDEQC from the coding sequence atgccTCGGAAGAAGGTGGTTTTTGTGGCACTCCTGTTTTTTCCTTGTTTGGGTATGTTTGGGTTCTTCATCACAAACTATCAGACTGACTTGTGCtttttttgtttccacaaatCAGAAAACCGTTTTTCCTTTAAAACTGACTATAAAAGGAACCACTTCATGACGGTGCCTGAATCAAACTGCAAACAAAACCCTCCATTTCTGGTGCTCCTGGTGACTACAACATACGACCAGATAGAGGCGCGAATGGCAATCCGCAAAACGTGGGGGAAAGAGCAACTCATCCAGGGAAAGCGATTGGTGACCTTCTTTCTTCTTGGCACAAGCCCCAGTAAACTCGACAGTTTATCCGAAGAGTTGAACACTTACAAAGACATCATTCAAAAAGATTTTGTAGACACGTATTACAACTTGACCATAAAAACGTTTATGGGTTTAGACTGGATTGTGAATCATTGCCCTCAGACCCACTATGTCATGAAAACAGATACAGACATGTTTGTCAATACGTATTACCTTGTTAAACTTCTCCTGCGTAAAAATCAGACTTCAAATCTCTTTACGGGGATACTAAAGTCAGACGATGCCCCTATACGTTATGTCTTTAGCAAGTGGTACATAAGTAAAAAGGAGTATAATGGTGAGAAATACCCCCCCTTTTGTTCGGGTACAGGCTACGTGCTATCCGTAGATGTTGCCCAAAGGATTTTTAACATCTCATTCTCTTTACCATTTTTTAAACTTGAGGATGTGTACATAGGAATGTGTCTGGAGAAGTTGAAGATCTCATTACAGGAGTTACACACTAAGCCTATATTTTTTGCTTCTAAGCCATCATTCTCTGTGTGCGCTTATCGGAACCTTGTGACATCTCATGAAATCAAGCCACAGGAAATAGTCCTTTACTGGGAGGCCTTACACAATGCACAAGATGAACAATGTTGA